The Thiohalorhabdus denitrificans genome includes a window with the following:
- the parC gene encoding DNA topoisomerase IV subunit A → MADMTTFAGARDGERGEDWLDLREHLGRSYLAYSLSVVKGRAIPDVRDGLKPVQRRTLYAMHRLGLRADTDHKKSARVVGEVIGKYHPHGDQAAYDAMVRMAQDFTFRYPLVDGQGNFGSPDGDNAAAMRYTEARLTPFSDVLLGETDRGTVDFIDNYDGAEQEPEVLPARVPMALLNAQPGVAVGLATDVPSHNLREVGQAAVALYRNPDATTADLLEHIQGPDFPGGGQVCASREELAALYEKGRGSLTLRARWEVEKLAGGDWQVAVTELPPGSSAEQILAEIDALANPQPKKGKKDITSDQKAKKQAVLAQVGGMSNQAGQDTGPVRLVIEPKSKRQKPEELMGFLMGLTSLEVRQKVSLTFIDLDGRPKELALKEVLAGWTTFRREVVTRRSRARLEKVDNRIHILEGRRAVLLDIDAVIAIVRNAEDYAEAKAGVMEQFALTEAQADDVLAIPLGRLTRMDSIKVDQELSDLRGEKENLEHLLADHDAMTDKIVEELQADIATYGDDRRTLIEDSEPVAMEAPVMDEPVTVLLSRKGWFRARQGHGLDLTSVPHKDGDGPLAAVETRTTKSVVVLATNGRAYTVSANEAPGGRGYGTPLSSLVDLQGAGVAGMVIGDPGDRFLLATTTGYGFITTFGDLLGRTRNGKAVLKSLNGANVLPPLPLAAHGNQVATVSDSGHLAVFPAGEVKEMTSGKGVKLMELKEGEALARVDRVDEAGLTLPGKGGKTVTLSPEALKEYVRTRGSRGKQVPKEVVKSRL, encoded by the coding sequence ATGGCTGACATGACCACCTTCGCCGGCGCCCGCGACGGCGAGCGGGGCGAGGACTGGCTGGACCTGCGCGAGCACCTGGGCCGCTCCTACCTGGCCTACTCCCTGTCGGTGGTCAAGGGGCGCGCCATTCCCGACGTGCGCGACGGGCTGAAGCCCGTCCAGCGCCGCACCCTCTACGCCATGCACCGGCTGGGCCTGCGCGCCGACACCGACCACAAGAAGTCGGCCCGGGTGGTGGGCGAGGTGATCGGCAAGTACCACCCCCACGGCGACCAGGCCGCCTACGACGCCATGGTGCGCATGGCCCAGGACTTCACCTTCCGCTACCCGCTGGTGGACGGCCAGGGCAACTTCGGCTCCCCCGACGGCGACAACGCCGCCGCCATGCGCTACACCGAGGCGCGGCTGACCCCCTTCTCCGACGTGCTGCTCGGCGAGACCGACCGCGGCACGGTGGACTTCATCGACAACTACGACGGCGCCGAGCAGGAGCCGGAGGTGCTGCCGGCGCGCGTGCCCATGGCCCTGCTCAACGCCCAGCCCGGCGTGGCCGTGGGCCTGGCCACCGACGTCCCCTCCCACAACCTGCGGGAGGTGGGGCAAGCGGCCGTTGCCCTCTACCGCAACCCCGACGCCACCACGGCCGACCTGCTGGAGCACATCCAGGGCCCCGACTTCCCCGGCGGCGGGCAGGTGTGCGCCTCCCGGGAGGAGCTGGCGGCGCTCTACGAGAAGGGGCGCGGTTCCCTCACCCTGCGCGCGCGGTGGGAGGTGGAGAAGCTGGCCGGCGGCGACTGGCAGGTGGCGGTCACCGAGCTCCCCCCCGGCAGCTCGGCCGAGCAGATCCTCGCCGAGATCGACGCGCTGGCCAATCCGCAGCCCAAGAAGGGCAAGAAGGACATCACCAGCGATCAGAAGGCCAAGAAGCAGGCGGTCCTGGCCCAGGTGGGCGGCATGTCCAACCAGGCCGGCCAGGACACCGGCCCGGTGCGGCTGGTGATCGAGCCCAAGTCCAAGCGCCAGAAGCCCGAGGAGCTCATGGGCTTCCTCATGGGCCTCACCTCCCTGGAGGTGCGCCAGAAGGTGAGCCTCACCTTCATCGACCTGGACGGCCGCCCCAAGGAGCTGGCCCTCAAGGAGGTGCTGGCGGGCTGGACCACCTTCCGGCGCGAAGTGGTCACCCGGCGCAGCCGCGCCCGCCTGGAGAAGGTGGACAACCGCATCCACATCCTGGAGGGCCGCCGCGCGGTCCTGCTCGACATCGACGCGGTGATCGCCATCGTGCGCAACGCCGAGGACTACGCCGAAGCCAAGGCCGGGGTCATGGAGCAGTTCGCCCTTACCGAGGCCCAGGCCGACGACGTGCTTGCCATCCCCCTGGGCCGGCTTACGCGCATGGACTCCATCAAGGTGGACCAGGAGCTCTCCGACCTGCGGGGCGAGAAGGAAAACCTGGAGCACCTGCTGGCCGACCACGACGCCATGACGGACAAGATCGTGGAGGAGCTGCAAGCGGACATCGCCACCTACGGCGACGACCGCCGCACCCTGATCGAGGACTCCGAGCCGGTAGCCATGGAGGCCCCGGTGATGGACGAGCCGGTCACGGTGCTGCTGTCGCGCAAGGGCTGGTTCCGCGCGCGCCAGGGGCACGGCCTGGACCTCACCTCCGTGCCCCACAAGGACGGCGACGGCCCCCTGGCCGCCGTGGAGACCCGCACCACCAAGTCGGTGGTGGTCCTCGCCACCAATGGCCGTGCCTACACCGTGTCGGCCAACGAGGCCCCCGGCGGACGCGGCTACGGCACCCCGCTGTCCTCCCTGGTGGACCTGCAGGGTGCGGGCGTGGCGGGCATGGTCATCGGCGATCCCGGGGACCGCTTCCTACTGGCCACCACCACTGGCTACGGCTTCATCACCACCTTCGGCGACCTGCTGGGCCGCACCCGGAATGGCAAGGCGGTGCTCAAGTCCCTGAACGGTGCCAACGTACTGCCGCCCCTGCCCCTGGCTGCCCACGGCAACCAGGTGGCCACGGTCAGCGACAGCGGCCACCTGGCCGTCTTCCCCGCCGGTGAAGTCAAGGAGATGACCTCCGGCAAGGGCGTCAAGCTCATGGAGCTGAAGGAAGGCGAGGCCCTGGCGCGGGTGGACCGGGTGGACGAGGCGGGGCTGACCCTTCCCGGCAAGGGCGGCAAGACCGTGACTCTCTCCCCGGAGGCCCTTAAAGAGTACGTGCGAACCCGCGGCAGCCGGGGCAAACAGGTGCCCAAGGAGGTGGTGAAGAGCCGTCTATAG